The sequence AACAGAATTGGGGAAGGGTCTCCGAGTATGACGTGACCATGATTTTCATATGGAAGTTGGCAATTCTCTAGAATTAAGCCAACGAAGTGAGAGGGAATATCAACCTGCATATAAACCATTACAAGAACATAGAAAGGAGATAGCTTCTTAGAATACAGAAAAGGGAGAAGAAATGAATTGACTATAGTAAAGATTTTAATTTATGGTATAAATTTTGTTTATTCCATGGCATGACTCTTCACACAATCAACCTAAAACAAATTCTCAATTCTAACCTTAGGATTACAAAGACAACGGCGCAAGTTTGAGAAGCCGCCATCACAAACAACGGTAAGAGGTGCATGTACTTTCAGCTCCTGACCATCTTTGGTCTTGTACTGAACACCTTTAATTGTCCCCTTTTCTTCAATCAAGGAAGTGACTGACCCTTGCAGCAACCGGACACTGCAGAATGATAAAAACAAACCAGCATGAGAATATTACTTAGCAAGAAAATACCTTCAGCTCTCAGTAGAAGAATGAAActgaagaaataaaaaattatttcgtAATAATCAAATACTAGACAGAAGCTAATAGCATGAAACCTTCCAACAAAATCACTTTGGTAATCCACATGATTTAAATAATCTAACCAAAACAAATCAAATGACATCTATCTGAAGTATAGGTAGTTAGGAACCAAGACCAATTTTACAATTACTGCCAAAACAAAAAATCCTAAGTAAAAAGTCATGTGAAGTTGCAACTTGCAACACTCTAAAAAAGTCAATAGTTTATATGACAAGCGAGAACTGGAGGAGGAAAATACATATACAAAGCACAAATTATACATCACAGAAAGGAAGAAATCAATACTTGGGCAGTGTGGCAGCCTTTTCCCGCATCCTCTGAATAAAACGGCCATTGTGAAAGCTTCTACCAGCGATATCTGACTGAAACTTTTCCAAGGGATAAGAGAGGCATGTATTTTTTCCGTCCTTGAAAAGTGCATAACCAAACACTCTCTGAGCATCGATTTCCTCCACACAATCTGCAGTTGAAACACAAGATTTGTTAATCCTTAAGCACGCCTTCCTCTAGTAAACAGAGTTAAATCCACGAATTCTTGTGGTCAGTCAATctagaaataaaaatataaaacatacGAGGATTGAGTGAATCTAACTTCAAAAGGCAACTCCAGACTAGAGAAGGACTTGGAGTAACCCAATAACAATTATAGTATAGGCTCTAATGCTATATTAGAATTGAGTGAATCTAACTCAGTTCTAAAATCTAGCTCAAGAAATAAGAGTTGTTAGACACTTATAAAGGCTACATATGTCTTATCTCTAGGCAATTTGGAAATCTAATCTAATACGTAAATCTAAAATTGGACATGATACTAGACTTTTCCCCTCAATTCTAATTTTTACGTTTGAAATATTatatagaaaatagaattttaattttaattccaaGTACCAATTCTATGATGTTGAAAATTACGCACCTTCAAGTCCCAGCTCAATCAATTTGAGATAGCCGCCAGGTTGTAGCAACTCTCCAACAATTCTGTCAGGCTCACTCAAATCTCTTTCAACTACAAGTACTCGCCGTCCATCCTGTACCACATAGCAGTTATTACTTAGTACTTCAAATTGTGCATGGAAAGGGAGTTCTATTATTTTATATACCTAAAATTAGTTTGGACTTTGCAATGTCAATGCCTTGTTTTTTCCGTCAAAATTTGTCTGACATAGGCTTGTAATTGTGAAATATTTCGTACTAAAAAATAATCAAAGCATTATTGAACTTCTCTGGGTAAGAAACGGCACTCAGAGTTAACAAATTTTTCCCCTAAGCATTATATCAATAATTCGTCAAATTAATCCTGGAAATATTCTTCATAAACTGTTATATGACGAAACTATTGTTgccatttaaaaatatatatcactACTCAAGAACCATTCTATGTCAAAATGCTATATCTCGTCTAATAATATTATAATAGCCATAAATAATTTTTCTTATGCCCGATGATGCAACTTATTACTTCGATAACAGCTAATTTTGTCCTTTAAAAAGAAAACACAAACAACAATAATTTTTCTTATCAGATTTGGCTCCTTTAATCCTTCACCTTCAAATGATAAATTGTGTAACGGTTAATGAGAAAATTAAACAATGCACATTCTTCATTTGTTGCGAATTATCAACGAGGATTTCGTGCAAGCACGAACCACGTGAAAACGCGCAAACGACAAAAACACGCGaatgaaaattgaaatgaaattcctACTCATTCATTTAtgcattttatattatttttctctttaccTTGCCGAGTGTGTAAGCAAGAGCCGCGCCAGCAACGCCAGCTCCGACGACGATGACGTCAGCATCGTTGCCATCGAGGTTCTTGGATCCACATTCTCCGACGGAAGTTTTCACGTTCCCCGTACGCTGAGCATCGTTCTCCTGCGAAGCACGACGGCGGCGGTTTCCTCCGGCGAAAACTAAGCTGTAGAGCGCGAAGACGCTGAGAACAGAGACAAGGATCCAGCCTAGGACATATGGATCCGCCATTTCAATAGAATGCAATATCACCAGATGAAAAGAATCACGACGGAtcggaggaggagaaggagcgaGGAGGTGGAGTTCTCTCTCTCGCTCGCTCCTTCGCTGGCTGTCGCTCTTGTTTCTCTCTCTAGTTTGTTATTGTTTCTCTCTCTTAGCTGGAAAAGGAGCTTGGAACAATGGAACGGTTTAGTAGTGGGTATAATGGGAAACGAAGGGTAAAGAATGAGCGTATTTATAGGAGCATGCTTGCGGTGCTCATTTGAGTATAATGGGTGGTATTGGTTGGCACTTGTCACTGTTACGAACACCAACGCGGAACGCCTATTTTACTTTTacctttttttgtattttcttttcagaTAAAGAAAATTGTTTTGCGTAATTTTCGATTATTGACGGAGACTCCTGCCGCTAACGAAAATTGACTCATCGAAAATAGGTTAGTTTCACCTGGCCTATTGTATAATTTGAGGAGATTTTCGAGTGTGTCATGAATATTAGTATTTTAGATAGTGTTTGGTGGAGAGAGTGAAGCGGAGAGACAAAGACTAAGaaatagagattgaaataaattttaatattttgtttgatgtaaaatagaagacaaaaattgaaataataataaaattctaatttaatttgtataaaggataaaattggaattaattaattgaaatgcggatattttaagtataaaatattaaagtttcagttttcatctctaaaaattttaatcccCTGTgtctttatttttactttaatatttttattctttaattttaattaagtatataatattttataataaaaatattatctaTACACTCCGATATTTTTAATGTactctttctttaatttattgtgGAAGAAGATTATTCGAagcttattatttttaaaatttgaagttaattttttcttttcttttaaaatttagcttaaaaaatttaaatattttaaaaataggcTACATGATccaaataagttttttttttttaaataaaaatctcaaTACATTAAAGTGgagcaacaaaaaaaattagacagATAAAATAAACTAATTCTTAATTATCTTCGATAATGTTATCAACGACTCAAAAGATTAAATATCACTTCActctttgtaatttttaattgacGTGTTGACTATTTCTACAACACatatttcttgattcttgaaaatTCTATCATTCCTTTCTAATCAAGTGCTCCAAATGATAGCAAAAACCAAACTCACTAATATTCTATTAATTCAATTGCACGATTAACTCCTAAACCACGTAAATTTACCGTCATTTAGTTTTATATCCTATATCCAAATTTTAAAGTCTTCCGCTATCCTAGCACATTTCTTTTCTTCAACTACATAACCTCGTTAAAGTTACCCATGTAGCAAAGAGAAACTCAACCAAGCTTCTCCATCATTGTATGTACACCATACAGCAAGCAAActgtataataaaaattattgtttgttaattttttttttttctatacacAATCATCACTCTCCTCTATAACAATTACTCAACCTATTAATTAACTTCTGAAAATACCTGATCCCACAAATTCTCAACCTACTACATCATTATTCCAAATTTACACTACATCAAACTTAGTAATTATTTTCTTCTTTGCCTTTATTAATGTTAACATATTcactttatttttatgtttaaatttttttatcattttttattttttaacgtccCTCAACCCTTCACATTCCATGAATTAAAAATCACTCTCTAAATAAATTACTTAGAGCGACATCTTTTATGTAATAAATAATACTTTTTAATATTTAAGGTAAATTTTATTGCATTATCTAATATTATAAAGCTAACGTCCCTACATTCCATGAATTAAAAATCACTCTCTAAATAAATTACTTAGAGCGACATCTTTTATGTAATAAATAATActttttaatctttttaatatattttattgcattatataatattataaaaNNNNNNNNNNNNNNNNNNNNNNNNNNNNNNNNNNNNNNNNNNNNNNNNNNNNNNNNNNNNNNNNNNNNNNNNNNNNNNNNNNNNNNNNNNNNNNNNNNNNNNNNNNNNNNNNNNNNNNNNNNNNNNNNNNNNNNNNNNNNNNNNNNNNNNNNNNNNNNNNNNNNNNNNNNNNNNNNNNNNNNNNNNNNNNNNNNNNNNNNNNNNNNNNNNNNNNNNNNNNNNNNNNNNNNNNNNNNNNNNNNNNNNNNNNNNNNNNNNNNNNNNNNNNNNNNNNNNNNNNNNNNNNNNNNNNNNNNNNNNNNNNNNNNNNNNNNNNNNNNNNNNNNNNNNNNNNNNNNNNNNNNNNNNNNNNNNNNNNNNNNNNNNNNNNNNNNNNNNNNNNNNNNNNNNNNNNNNNNNNNNNNNNNNNNNNNNNNNNNNNNNNNNNNNNNNNNNNNNNNNNNNNNNNNNNNNNNNNNNNNNNNNNNNNNNNNNNNNNNNNNNNNNNNNNNNNNNNNNNNNNNNNNNNNNNNNNNNNNNNNNNNNNNNNNNNNNNNNNNNNNNNNNNNNNNNNNNNNNNNNNNNNNNNNNNNNNNNNNNNNNNNNNNNNNNNNNNNNNNNNNNNNNNNNNNNNNNNNNNNNNNNNNNNNNNNNNNNNNNNNNNNNNNNNNNNNNNNNNNNNNNNNNNNNNNNNNNNNNNNNNNNNNNNNNNNNNNNNNNNNNNNNNNNNNNNNNNNNNNNNNNNNNNNNNNNNNNNNNNNNNNNNNNNNNNNNNNNNNNNNNNNNNNNNNNNNNNNNNNNNNNNNNNNNNNNNNNNNNNNNNNNNNNNNNNNNNNNNNNNNNNNNNNNNNNNNNNNNNNNNNNNNNNNNNNNNNNNNNNNNNNNNNNNNNNNNNNNNNNNNNNNNNNNNNNNNNNNNNNNNNNNNNNNNNNNNNNNNNNNNNNNNNNNNNNNNNNNNNNNNNNNNNNNNNNNNNNNNNNNNNNNNNNNNNNNNNNNNNNNNNNNNNNNNNNNNNNNNNNNNNNNNNNNNNNNNNNNNNNNNNNNNNNNNNNNNNNNNNNNNNNNNNNNNNNNNNNNNNNNNNNNNNNNNNNNNNNNNNNNNNNNNNNNNNNNNNNNNNNNNNNNNNNNNNNNNNNNNNNNNNNNNNNNNNNNNNNNNNNNNNNNNNNNNNNNNNNNNNNNNNNNNNNNNNNNNNNNNNNNNNNNNNNNNNNNNNNNNNNNNNNNNNNNNNNNNNNNNNNNNNNNNNNNNNNNNNNNNNNNNNNNNNNNNNNNNNNNNNNNNNNNNNNNNNNNNNNNNNNNNNNNNNNNNTTAATTACTGCACAAAGTAAAGCAAAATATAACTATTTAGGGGATACAAATTTATAGAAGGTGTCTGACTACCTTTTCTTTATAGATAATTCTTTTTTGTTTTGTAAAGCATCAACAGAAATATGTGTTTTTATATTATTATGATTTTACTATGATCTACGACTATAAGATATTTAGTGGTGAAAAAGTCAATTTAAACAAATTTACAATTTTTTTCAGCCATAACATCTCTCTTCATATCAAACAACAACTAGAGACTCTGAATATTAGACACATACGAGCTCATGATAAATATCTAGGCCTCCCTTTAATTGGGCAGAGGtctaaaaaaattgtttttggaGTTATAAAAATAAAGTTCAAAAGAATATTCAATTTTAAAAGAGAAATCTATGGTGAACAGGTGAAAAATATGTTTTGATTAAAATGATTGCAGAAGCAATTCTTGTGTacactatattttattttaagctACCTAACTCACTATTGCATAAGATTTACAGGATATTAACATAATTTTGGTAGGATCAGAGagagcagaaaaaaaaaatatcatagatTAATTGGAACAAAATGACATGACCTACGAGAAAAAGTGAATTAAGTTTTAAGATTTTGTGTGCACAAAATCTAAACCTGCTTGAAAAACAATTTTTTAattctctcattttttttttacttgacgaaataaagtgtaattttttattatatattttattggtGAAAAAATAANNNNNNNNNNNNNNNNNNNNNNNNNNNNNNNNNNNNNNNNNNNNNNNNNNNNNNNNNNNNNNNNNNNNNNNNNNNNNNNNNNNNNNNNNNNNNNNNNNNNNNNNNNNNNNNNNNNNNNNNNNNNNNNNNNNNNNNNNNNNNNNNNNNNNNNNNNNNNNNNNNNNNNNNNNNNNNNNNNNNNNNNNNNNNNNNNNNNNNNNNNNNNNNNNNNNNNNNNNNNNNNNNNNNNNNNNNNNNNNNNNNNNNNNNNNNNNNNNNNNNNNNNNNNNNNNNNNNNNNNNNNNNNNNNNNNNNNNNNNNNNNNNNNNNNNNNNNNNNNNNNNNNNNNNNNNNNNNNNNNNNNNNNNNNNNNNNNNNNNNNNNNNNNNNNNNNNNNNNNNNNNNNNNNNNNNNNNNNNNNNNNNNNNNNNNNNNNNNNNNNNNNNNNNNNNNNNNNNNNNNNNNNNNNNNNNNNNNNNNNNNNNNNNNNNNNNNNNNNNNNNNNNNNNNNNNNNNNNNNNNNNNNNNNNNNNNNNNNNNNNNNNNNNNNNNNNNNNNNNNNNNNNNNNNNNNNNNNNNNNNNNNNNNNNNNNNNNNNNNNNNNNNNNNNNNNNNNNNNNNNNNNNNNNNNNNNNNNNNNNNNNNNNNNNNNNNNNNNNNNNNNNNNNNNNNNNNNNNNNNNNNNNNNNNNNNNNNNNNNNNNNNNNNNNNNNNNNNNNNNNNNNNNNNNNNNNNNNNNNNNNNNNNNNNNNNNNNNNNNNNNNNNNNNNNNNNNNNNNNNNNNNNNNNNNNNNNNNNNNNNNNNNNNNNNNNNNNNNNNNNNNNNNNNNNNNNNNNNNNNNNNNNNNNNNNNNNNNNNNNNNNNNNNNNNNNNNNNNNNNNNNNNNNNNNNNNNNNNNNNNNNNNNNNNNNNNNNNNNNNNNNNNNNNNNNNNNNNNNNNNNNNNNNNNNNNNNNNNNNNNNNNNNNNNNNNNNNNNNNNNNNNNNNNNNNNNNNNNNNNNNNNNNNNNNNNNNNNNNNNNNNNNNNNNNNNNNNNNNNNNNNNNNNNNNNNNNNNNNNNNNNNNNNNNNNNNNNNNNNNNNNNNNNNNNNNNNNNNNNNNNNNNNNNNNNNNNNNNNNNNNNNNNNNNNNNNNNNNNNNNNNNNNNNNNNNNNNNNNNNNNNNNNNNNNNNNNNNNNNNNNNNNNNNNNNNNNNNNNNNNNNNNNNNNNNNNNNNNNNNNNNNNNNNNNNNNNNNNNNNNNNNNNNNNNNNNNNNNNNNNNNNNNNNNNNNNNNNNNNNNNNNNNNNNNNNNNNNNNNNNNNNNNNNNNNNNNNNNNNNNNNNNNNNNNNNNNNNNNNNNNNNNNNNNNNNNNNNNNNNNNNNNNNNNNNNNNNNNGTAAAATTTCATATATTATCCTAAATTTCTAAGTACCTGATAAGTCATAACCCACATTTACATAATTTCTTATTGAATAATCAATTAGcgtttgcttttattttttaggaaaagtataggtaaccaataatatttttaaacaaTGTGTAAATAAAGTGAATTAATAGagttaaaagaataaatttaattaataacattaaattagggtgtaatgtattttatttaattagtgATTATTCATGTTGTTTAAGATAGTCATTGTTTACCTAGCTAACATTTCTCTATTTTTTATTCTCATTCTAATTTATGTCTGAGTCAAATAAGTTTTGTTGTTGATAGTTACCACAATATAATATGCAAATATTAAACCAACTTTATTATTTTCGTTTTTCGTTTTTcgtttttcattctctttttctcATATTATTGCCATAAAAAATTTGTATTTGACATTTGTATTTATTAACCAttcatttatataaaaaaaaattcagcttcctaattttttttatttattattgttatatatatatgactcaatTTTTCCCATCAAATAATAGGCTTATGACCTAGTGGTGACGCTTTCATCGGATACACCCTTATCTATGATTTATATATAAGCAAATCGGTTATGTTAGAAATAAGAAACTAAACTGCAAAAAGATTTGTGTATTACTGAGTGTATTCAAGTCGTCTATTTAAATTGTCTAGAATTATACAacataaaagggtatttataggtactaagagaatcataataataaatacgtaatctcctataataaatattcagatatactaaataattctaattgatcctaattga is a genomic window of Arachis ipaensis cultivar K30076 chromosome B06, Araip1.1, whole genome shotgun sequence containing:
- the LOC107605573 gene encoding squalene monooxygenase isoform X1; the protein is MADPYVLGWILVSVLSVFALYSLVFAGGNRRRRASQENDAQRTGNVKTSVGECGSKNLDGNDADVIVVGAGVAGAALAYTLGKDGRRVLVVERDLSEPDRIVGELLQPGGYLKLIELGLEDCVEEIDAQRVFGYALFKDGKNTCLSYPLEKFQSDIAGRSFHNGRFIQRMREKAATLPNVRLLQGSVTSLIEEKGTIKGVQYKTKDGQELKVHAPLTVVCDGGFSNLRRCLCNPKVDIPSHFVGLILENCQLPYENHGHVILGDPSPILFYRISSTEVRCLVDVPGQKVPSIANGEMEKYLKTMVAPQIPAELHDAFLAAVEKGNIRSISNRSMPADPLPTPGAILMGDAFNMRHPLTGGGMTVALSDIVVLRNLLRPLSDLNDAPTLCKYLESFYTLRKPVASTINTLAGALYKVFSASPDQARKEMRQACFDYLSLGGLCSQGPISLLSGLNPRPLSLVAHFFAVAVYGVGRLIFPFPSPKKIWIGARLISSASGIIFPIIKAEGVRQMFFPATVPAYYRAPPAAR
- the LOC107605573 gene encoding squalene monooxygenase isoform X2, translated to MADPYVLGWILVSVLSVFALYSLVFAGGNRRRRASQENDAQRTGNVKTSVGECGSKNLDGNDADVIVVGAGVAGAALAYTLGKDGRRVLVVERDLSEPDRIVGELLQPGGYLKLIELGLEDCVEEIDAQRVFGYALFKDGKNTCLSYPLEKFQSDIAGRSFHNGRFIQRMREKAATLPNVRLLQGSVTSLIEEKGTIKGVQYKTKDGQELKVHAPLTVVCDGGFSNLRRCLCNPKVDIPSHFVGLILENCQLPYENHGHVILGDPSPILFYRISSTEVRCLVDVPGQKVPSIANGEMEKYLKTMVAPQIPAELHDAFLAAVEKGNIRSISNRSMPADPLPTPGAILMGDAFNMRHPLTGGGMTVALSDIVVLRNLLRPLSDLNDAPTLCKYLESFYTLRKPVASTINTLAGALYKVFSASPDQARKEMRQACFDYLSLGGLCSQGPISLLSGLNPRPLSLVAHFFAVAVYGVGRLIFPFPSPKKIWIGARLISVEIDVPAS